A portion of the Malania oleifera isolate guangnan ecotype guangnan chromosome 3, ASM2987363v1, whole genome shotgun sequence genome contains these proteins:
- the LOC131152411 gene encoding eukaryotic translation initiation factor 3 subunit H → MANMARSFLQVASTEEVASPLRVVQIEGLVILKIIKHCKEFSPALVTGQLLGLDVGSVLEVTNCFPFPIREEDEEIEADGANYQLEMMRCLREVNVDNNTVGWYQSTLLGSFQTVELIETFMNYQENIRRCVCIIYDPSRSSQGVLALKAMKLSDSFMDLHRNNNFTGEKLREKNLSWVDIFEEIPIKVSNSALISAFMTELEADTIVTQCDYDRLQLSTNPYMERNMEFLCECMDDLSMEQQKFQFYYRNLSRQQAQQQAWLQKRRAENMARKAAGDDPLPEEDPSNPIFKPLPEPSRLDSFLITNQIANYCNQINGVAGQSFSRLYLMKALHEN, encoded by the exons ATGGCGAACA TGGCTCGGTCGTTCCTGCAGGTGGCATCAACCGAGGAGGTTGCTTCCCCACTTAGAGTTGTTCAGATCGAGGGACTG GTTATATTGAAGATAATAAAACATTGCAAAGAGTTCTCGCCAGCTCTGGTCACTGGGCAACTTCTTGGGCTGGATGTTGGTAGTGTTTTGGAAGTTACCAACTGCTTTCCTTTTCCG ATCCGTGAAGAAGATGAGGAGATTGAAGCAGATGGTGCTAATTATCAACTTGAGATGATGAGATGTTTGAGAGAGGTTAATGTTGATAACAACACTGTGGGATG gtaccAATCAACTTTGTTGGGTTCATTCCAGACAGTGGAATTAATTGAGACCTTTATGAATTACCAG GAGAATATAAGGCGTTGTGTCTGCATTATTTATGATCCTTCAAGGTCCAGTCAAGGTGTCCTAGCTCTCAAAGCTATGAAGCTTTCTGATTCTTTCATGGATCTGCATCGCAATAACAACTTTACTGGAGAAAA GTTGAGGGAGAAAAATTTGTCATGGGTGGATATCTTTGAGGAAATACCT ATAAAAGTTTCGAATTCTGCCCTTATCAGTGCCTTTATGACAGAGCTAGAAGCTGATACAATTGTCACCCAG TGTGACTATGATCGTCTACAATTATCAACAAATCCATATATGGAGAGGAATATGGAATTTCTTTGTGAATGCATGGATGACTTATCAATGGAACAGCAGAAG TTCCAATTCTACTACCGGAACCTGTCTCGTCAGCAAGCCCAGCAGCAAGCTTGGCTTCAGAAGAGAAG GGCGGAGAACATGGCACGTAAAGCTGCAGGAGATGATCCTTTGCCTGAAGAGGATCCTTCAAACCCAATTTTTAAGCCACTCCCTGAACCATCACGATTGGATAGCTTTC